A window from Mixophyes fleayi isolate aMixFle1 chromosome 12, aMixFle1.hap1, whole genome shotgun sequence encodes these proteins:
- the SSR2 gene encoding translocon-associated protein subunit beta — protein sequence MKILLVAFVALLAVVQCEEGARLLASKSLLNRYAVEGKDLTLQYNIYNVGSSAALDVELSDDSFPPEDFGIVSGMLNVKWDRIAPASNVSHTVVLRPLKAGYFNFTSATITYLAQEGLQVVVGYTSAPGQGGILAQREFDRRFSPHFLDWAAFGVMTLPSIGIPLLLWYSSKRKYDTPKPKKN from the exons ATGAAGATTCTATTGGTTGCGTTTGTGGCGCTGCTGGCCGTGGTGCAGTGCGAGGAGGGGGCCCGGTTACTGGCGTCTAAGTCGCTGCTGAACCGCTACGCCGTGGAGGGGAAGGATCTAACTCTGCAATACAACATCTACAACGTGGGCTCCAG CGCTGCTCTGGATGTGGAGCTCTCCGATGATTCCTTTCCCCCGGAGGATTTCGGCATCGTCTCCGGCATGCTGAATGTGAAGTGGGACAGGATTGCTCC CGCTAGCAACGTCTCTCACACCGTGGTCCTGCGGCCTCTGAAAGCCGGCTACTTCAACTTTACCTCCGCCACCATCACTTACCTGGCCCAGGAGGGGCTACAAGTTGTG GTGGGGTACACCAGCGCCCCCGGACAGGGGGGAATCCTGGCTCAGAGGGAGTTTGACCGAAGATTCTCTCCTCATTTT CTGGACTGGGCGGCTTTTGGGGTGATGACGCTCCCCTCCATCGGTATCCCCCTCCTCCTGTGGTATTCAAGCAAGAGAAAGTACGACACCCCCAAGCCTAAGAAGAACTGA